A single Osmerus mordax isolate fOsmMor3 chromosome 7, fOsmMor3.pri, whole genome shotgun sequence DNA region contains:
- the stk35 gene encoding serine/threonine-protein kinase 35 yields MDICNGRRRKIRSTRACRRQEAQNANVKMKRDVNKVLRTLKVEYNNNEDVDVPMEEDCFSTNYFKNENLEHALVMAPRYSLLREVGRGSYGVVYEAIARKTGARVAVKKLQCDAPENVELALAEFWALASLEKKHENVVQLEECVLQRNGMAQKMSHGNKRSKQYLRLVETSIKGERVLGYPEEPCYLWFVMEFCEGGDLNQYILSRRPDPRTNRSFMRQLTSAVAFLHKNNIVHRDLKPDNILISQKSGSPVLKVADFGLSKVCAGLGGAGGKDGEDCCLAGGGGGGGNHNKNTSVNVNKFWLSSACGSDFFMAPEVWEGHYTAKADIFALGIIIWAMIERITFIDADSKRELLGTYIRQGSEIVPVGEALLENPKMVLHIPQKTRSSMSEGVKKLLQDMLAVNPQDRPDAFQLEVRVDQVTCAA; encoded by the exons ATGGATATTTGCAATGGGAGGCGGCGAAAGATAAGGAGCACGCGGGCCTGTCGAAGACAAGAAGCACAAAATGCAAACGTGAAAATGAAAAGGGACGTGAACAAAGTGCTGAGGACGCTCAAGGTAGAGTATAACAACAACGAGGACGTCGATGTCCCCATGGAAGAGGACTGTTTCTCCACTAACTACTTCAAAAATGAAAACCTGGAGCATGCCCTAGTCATGGCACCGCGTTATAGTTTATTGCGAGAGGTTGGAAGGGGCAGTTATGGGGTAGTTTACGAGGCAATTGCACGTAAGACTGGGGCTAGGGTAGCGGTTAAGAAGCTCCAGTGCGACGCACCTGAGAACGTAGAGCTCGCTCTAGCCGAATTTTGGGCCTTGGCAAGCCTGGAGAAGAAGCACGAGAATGTGGTACAGCTCGAGGAATGTGTTCTACAAAGGAATGGCATGGCCCAAAAAATGAGTCATGGGAATAAAAGGTCCAAGCAATACCTGCGGCTAGTGGAGACTTCAATCAAAG gtgAGCGGGTACTAGGCTACCCCGAGGAGCCCTGCTACCTGTGGTTCGTCATGGAGTTCTGCGAAGGCGGCGACCTCAACCAGTATATCCTGTCACGGCGACCCGACCCCCGAACCAACAGGAGCTTCATGCGGCAGCTCACCAGTGCCGTCGCCTTCCTCCACAAGAACAACATCGTCCACCGCGACCTGAAGCCCGACAACATCCTCATCTCGCAGAAGTCCGGCTCGCCCGTGCTCAAGGTGGCCGACTTCGGCCTAAGCAAGGTGTGCGCTGGCCTGGGAGGAGCCGGAGGGAAGGACGGGGAGGACTGCTGCCTggcgggcggaggaggaggcggcggcaaCCACAACAAAAACACCTCGGTGAACGTCAACAAGTTCTGGCTGTCGTCAGCCTGCGGATCGGACTTCTTCATGGCGCCCGAGGTGTGGGAGGGTCACTACACGGCCAAGGCGGACATCTTCGCCCTGGGCATCATCATCTGGGCCATGATCGAGAGGATCACCTTCATTGACGCAGACTCCAAGCGCGAGCTCCTGGGCACCTACATCCGGCAGGGCTCGGAGATCGTGCCCGTGGGCGAGGCCCTGTTGGAGAACCCCAAGATGGTGCTCCACATCCCCCAGAAGACCCGGAGCTCCATGTCGGAGGGGGTGAAGAAGCTGCTCCAGGACATGCTGGCCGTCAACCCCCAGGACCGGCCCGATGCCTTCCAGCTGGAGGTGCGGGTGGACCAGGTCACGTGTGCcgcgtga
- the LOC136945592 gene encoding mitochondrial carrier homolog 1-like isoform X1, with translation MVTPENLSSETSGRTDPQYERDPAVTPVDMDTAILLLGAGVTAITHPLLYVKLLIQVGHEPLAPTVGTTMFGRKVLYLPGFFSYARYIIRVDGKRGLFRGLSPRIMSSAISTMVRSKVKQAIPQEQVEHVSNRDDLKTSLMKVVRETSNEMVIQCLSRIATHPFHVISVRCMAQFVGSEVKYKGLFSCVSRIFKEEGIEGFFVGLVPHLLGEVIFLWCCNLLAHFINTYAVDDNFSQAPAVRSYTKFVMGIAVSVLTYPFMLVADLMAVNNCGLMAGLPPNSPIFKSWVHCWSHLSQQGNLFRGSSFFFRRVPMTTMVLEE, from the exons ATGGTGACACCGGAGAACTTGTCCAGTGAGACTAGTGGGCGAACGGACCCCCAATATGAGCGGGACCCGGCCGTCACACCGGTAGACATGGACACGGCGATCTTGCTTCTCGGAGCCGGGGTGACAGCGATCACACACCCACTGTTATACGTCAAACTGCTAATTCAG GTAGGACATGAACCCCTTGCCCCAACTGTTGGGACCACCATGTTTGGGAGGAAAGTGCTCTACCTTCCTGGATTCTTCTCATATG cGCGGTATATTATCAGGGTGGATGGAAAGAGGGGGCTCTTCCGGGGCTTGTCTCCACGTATCATGTCCAGTGCCATCTCCACGATGGTCCGCAGTAAAGTCAAACAG GCCATCCCGCAAGAGCAGGTAGAACATGTATCAAACCGAGATGACCTGAAGACATCCCTCATGAAAGTAGTCAGAGAG ACCTCAAATGAGATGGTCATCCAGTGCCTGTCCAGAATAGCCACTCATCCTTTCCATG TGATCTCGGTGCGCTGTATGGCCCAGTTTGTGGGGAGTGAGGTCAAGTACAA GGGCTTGTTCAGCTGCGTCTCCAGGATCTTCAAGGAGGAGGGCATTGAAGGATTCTTTGT GGGTCTGGTGCCCCATCTTCTAGGTGAGGTCATCTTCCTGTGGTGCTGTAACCTTCTGGCGCACTTCATCAACACCTACGCTGTGGACGACAAT TTCAGCCAAGCACCAGCAGTGAGAAGCTATACTAAGTTTGTGATGGGG ATCGCAGTGAGCGTGTTGACATATCCTTTCATGCTGGTGGCAGATCTTATGGCAGTAAACAATTGTGG atTGATGGCAGGTCTTCCTCCGAACTCTCCTATCTTCAAATCTTGGGTCCACTGCTGGAGTCACCTGAGCCAACAG GGAAATCTCTTTCGAGGATCCAGCTTCTTCTTCCGCAGAGTGCCTATGACAACCATGGTCTTGGAggaatga
- the LOC136945592 gene encoding mitochondrial carrier homolog 1-like isoform X2 — translation MVTPENLSSETSGRTDPQYERDPAVTPVDMDTAILLLGAGVTAITHPLLYVKLLIQVGHEPLAPTVGTTMFGRKVLYLPGFFSYARYIIRVDGKRGLFRGLSPRIMSSAISTMVRSKVKQVEHVSNRDDLKTSLMKVVRETSNEMVIQCLSRIATHPFHVISVRCMAQFVGSEVKYKGLFSCVSRIFKEEGIEGFFVGLVPHLLGEVIFLWCCNLLAHFINTYAVDDNFSQAPAVRSYTKFVMGIAVSVLTYPFMLVADLMAVNNCGLMAGLPPNSPIFKSWVHCWSHLSQQGNLFRGSSFFFRRVPMTTMVLEE, via the exons ATGGTGACACCGGAGAACTTGTCCAGTGAGACTAGTGGGCGAACGGACCCCCAATATGAGCGGGACCCGGCCGTCACACCGGTAGACATGGACACGGCGATCTTGCTTCTCGGAGCCGGGGTGACAGCGATCACACACCCACTGTTATACGTCAAACTGCTAATTCAG GTAGGACATGAACCCCTTGCCCCAACTGTTGGGACCACCATGTTTGGGAGGAAAGTGCTCTACCTTCCTGGATTCTTCTCATATG cGCGGTATATTATCAGGGTGGATGGAAAGAGGGGGCTCTTCCGGGGCTTGTCTCCACGTATCATGTCCAGTGCCATCTCCACGATGGTCCGCAGTAAAGTCAAACAG GTAGAACATGTATCAAACCGAGATGACCTGAAGACATCCCTCATGAAAGTAGTCAGAGAG ACCTCAAATGAGATGGTCATCCAGTGCCTGTCCAGAATAGCCACTCATCCTTTCCATG TGATCTCGGTGCGCTGTATGGCCCAGTTTGTGGGGAGTGAGGTCAAGTACAA GGGCTTGTTCAGCTGCGTCTCCAGGATCTTCAAGGAGGAGGGCATTGAAGGATTCTTTGT GGGTCTGGTGCCCCATCTTCTAGGTGAGGTCATCTTCCTGTGGTGCTGTAACCTTCTGGCGCACTTCATCAACACCTACGCTGTGGACGACAAT TTCAGCCAAGCACCAGCAGTGAGAAGCTATACTAAGTTTGTGATGGGG ATCGCAGTGAGCGTGTTGACATATCCTTTCATGCTGGTGGCAGATCTTATGGCAGTAAACAATTGTGG atTGATGGCAGGTCTTCCTCCGAACTCTCCTATCTTCAAATCTTGGGTCCACTGCTGGAGTCACCTGAGCCAACAG GGAAATCTCTTTCGAGGATCCAGCTTCTTCTTCCGCAGAGTGCCTATGACAACCATGGTCTTGGAggaatga